One Fundulus heteroclitus isolate FHET01 unplaced genomic scaffold, MU-UCD_Fhet_4.1 scaffold_215, whole genome shotgun sequence DNA segment encodes these proteins:
- the LOC118559080 gene encoding casein kinase I, which produces MASSSGSKAEFIVGGKYKLVRKIGSGSFGDIYLAINITNGEEVAVKLESQKARHPQLLYESKLYKILQGGVGIPHIRWYGQEKDYNVLVMDLLGPSLEDLFNFCSRRFTMKTVLMLADQMISRIEYVHTKNFIHRDIKRDNFLMGIGRHCNKVSFCSPYAYFLYMAHRRSM; this is translated from the exons ATGGCCAGCAGCAGCGGTTCCAAAGCCGAATTCATTGTCGGTGGAAAGTACAAGCTTGTCAGAAAAATTGGATCGGGATCTTTCGGCGACATTTACTTGGCAATCAACATCACAAATGGAGAG GAGGTAGCTGTAAAACTAGAATCCCAAAAAGCCAGACATCCACAGCTTCTATACGAAAGCAAATTGTACAAGATTCTTCAAGGAGGAGTCGGGATTCCACACATCAG GTGGTATGGCCAGGAGAAAGACTACAATGTCCTAGTCATGGATTTGCTTGGGCCCAGTTTGGAGGACCTATTTAACTTCTGCTCCCGACGATTTACCATGAAAACCGTCCTGATGCTGGCAGATCAA ATGATCAGCAGAATTGAATATGTACACACGAAGAACTTCATCCATAGAGATATCAAACGGGATAACTTCCTCATGGGTATCGGCCGTCACTGTAACAAGGTAAGTTTTTGCAGCCCATATGCATACTTTTTGTATATGGCACATAGAAGATCTATGTAG